A single region of the Gorilla gorilla gorilla isolate KB3781 chromosome 1, NHGRI_mGorGor1-v2.1_pri, whole genome shotgun sequence genome encodes:
- the LOC101146784 gene encoding large ribosomal subunit protein uL22-like encodes MVRYSLDPENPTKSCKSRGSNLRVHFKNTRETAQAIKGMHIQKATKYLKDVTLQKQCVPFRRYNGGVGRCAQAKQWGWTQGRWPKKSAEFLLHMLKNAESNAELKGLDVDSLVIEHIQVNKARKMRRRTYRAHGRINQYMSSPWHIEMILTEKEQIVPKPEEEVAQKKKYPRRN; translated from the coding sequence ATGGTTCGCTATTCACTTGACCCGGAGAACCCCACGAAATCATGCAAATCAAGAGGTTCCAATCTTCGTGTTCACTTTAAGAACACTCGTGAAACTGCCCAGGCCATCAAGGGTATGCATATACAAAAAGCCACGAAGTATCTGAAAGATGTCACTTTACAGAAACAGTGTGTACCATTCCGACGTTACAATGGTGGAGTTGGCAGGTGTGCGCAGGCCAAGCAGTGGGGCTGGACACAAGGTCGGTGGCCCAAAAAGAGTGCTGAATTTTTGCTGCACATGCTTAAAAACGCAGAGAGTAATGCTGAACTTAAGGGTTTAGATGTAGATTCTCTGGTCATTGAGCATATCCAAGTGAACAAAGCACGTAAGATGCGCCGCCGGACCTACAGAGCTCATGGTCGGATTAACCAATACATGAGCTCTCCCTGGCACATTGAGATGATCCTTACGGAAAAGGAACAGATTGTTCCTAAACCAGAAGAGGAGGTTGCCCAGAAGAAAAAATATCccagaagaaactga